The window GCACCTGGCGCTGCTCTCCTTCACCGAGGGCTCGCGTGAGGGTCGCGATCGTGGTGGACGCCCCGACCGCGGCGGACGTGGACGAGATCGTGGTCCGCGTGACTTCGGCGACCGTGGTCCTCGCGATTTCGGGGATCGCGGACCGCGGAACTTTGGTGACCGCGATCGTGGGCCGCGCGAAGATTCGCGTCCACAGGAGTCGACTCCGCAGTCTGATAGCAACGCGTAGGATCGTGAGCAACTGCGTCGCTAGCCGCCGCTGGCGCGCTCGCCTTGCCGTGCCCCGGTGGCCATTGGCCACCGGGACGGTAACCATGCTTGCATCCAGCTTCAGCGAAGCGAGAATCCCCGCATGCTAGATCGAATTCGAGACCGCATCCGGCCTGGCGGTTCCCAGTCTGCGTCCCGTCAGCAACGACGGGTAACGCGGCGTGAGCGCGAAGAGCGCCAGCAACGGCTGCTCTATCTCACAGCCGGCATCGCCGGGGCTGTTGTCATTCTGGCGCTTATTATCGGTGCGGCGTATCAGTACTACTTTTACCCGCACGGTACTGTCGCGTCGGTGAATGGCACGAATATCCAACGGCAGGACTACTGGAAGGTTCGCGGCCTCCAGTTGCGCCAGAATCTGGCTCAGATCAGCCAGCAATACCAGATCACGTCGGCGGACCAGCGCCCGCAGCTTGAGCAGCAGGCATCCGAAATACAGGCCGAGCTTGATGACCTGCGCGGGGCCGACCTGGCGGAAGACACGTTGTCGGCGATGGTTGACAACCTGATCGTCCTCCAGAGCATCGACGACATGGGCATCGAAATCTCGCAGGCCGACATTGATGAGTTTGTCGCCGAGCAGTTCGCGCCGGCACCACTTTCATCGCCGACCCCGACACCGGAAGTTGATTCGACCGCAGCCGCCTGGGCAACCGGCACGACCGAGGCGAGCAACGCCGCAGCGACCGCGACAGTCGAAGCCGCGCAGACCGCTGCAGCCGCCTCTCCGACTGCGGAGGAGACTGGTACAGCCGAAGCTGCTGAGACGACGGAGCCAACCGCGTCGACTGAGGCCGAGACTGCGGCGACAGAGACACCTGCTGCCGAGGCGACCGACACCACCGAGTCTGCGGCCACGCCGGAGGCCGACGAGACCGGCACGCCGGATGCATCACCGGCTGCGTCGCCGACCGAGACTCCGACGATCGCGCCGGACGACGCGCGTGCGACGGCGGTTTCGCGCTTCGATCAGTACACCGACAACTATCTGAAGCCGTCGGACATGAGTCGCTCCGATTACAATCGGTTGATCGTCAAGCCGGAGCTGGCCCGGACGCGTGTGCAGGAGCAGCTGGAGAGTCAGGTGCCGCAGCGCGCTGAGCAGATTCATGCAGCGCACATTCTCGTGGCAACCGAAGAAGCCGCGAATGCCGTTGAGGAGCGCCTGAAGAACGGCGAAGACTTCGCGGCAGTCGCCGCAGAAGTCAGCACCGACACATCGACTGCTCCGAACGGCGGCGACCTGGGATGGTTCCCACGCGGAGTCATGGTGGCACCGTTTGAGGAAGCAGCGTTCGCACTGCAGCCCGACGAGGTGTCTGCACCGGTCCAGTCATCGTTTGGCTGGCACGTCATCAAGGTATTCGAGCACGAAGATGATCGCCCGCTGACGCTGGAGATGGTGCAGTCGCTGAAGTCACGTGCCTATAGCGACTGGATCCAGGACCGTCGCAATGAGAGCGACATCGAGTCGAAGATTCCGCTGACGACACTGCAGCGTGAGCAGAATCAGGCGGCCAACTCGTCGTTCCAGGCACCGGCAGACGCGCCGCTGCCACCGACCGCGACGCCGGCACCGTTGCCAACGGAAGACACCGGCACACCGACCCAGTAACGTCGACGTACCGGCGCGGGGATCTACTCCCGCGCCGGTGCGTTTCTTCTCTCGCCCTGCCGGTGTCGCCTGATTGCTGGAGGGTAACTGTGGCGCGATGATCGATCCTGAGCCTGACATGCGATCTGGTCGCGGACCGCTGGCCGACGAACCTGCCAGCGTCTGGCCGGTGGCGCACGGTGCTGGCCGCACGGTGGGGATCGCGCTGCTCATCTTTGAGATCCTGATCGTCATCCTCGCGTTCTGGCGCTCGCAATCGGCGGGCGGGGTGGCGCTCTGGCTGCTGTGGTTGCTGATGCTGGCGATGGTCGCTGCAGCAGTTGGCACATCCTGGTTGCTGCGCGGGCTTGGTGGGCTGTCCTATGGGCTGGATGATGAGAAGCTGACGGTTCGCTGGATGGGTCGGCCGCATGTCATCGCTCTCGCCGAGATCGTCGCGGTCGAGTACGACCCACATGTGCCGGTGAGTGCGTCAGGTTGGGAGCCGTTCTGGCCGGGCCTGAGCATCGCGACCCAGCGCCGTAAAGATGGGATCTGGCAGGTCTGGGCGACGCTCCCGCGCCGCAGCCGCGTGCGCATTCGCACGATGAGCGGCGGCATCGAGATCTCGCCGCTCCGACCGATCCGCTTCCTCGTTGACATCGACCATCGGCGCGCTCGTCGCCCGGATATGCCGGCGATGCCGCAGGCACGGCCCGCGCCGACACGTCGTCCGGTTGAGGACGCACCACCCCGCCGCAAGCCCGCCGCACCGGACCGCGAACGTCCCGAGACTGCCCCACCGGCTGACGACGGGTTCGCCGCAGCCTCCCCGGCCCGCCCCGGACCAGTGGTCTACTTCTATCGCGACCTGTTTCGCGACGGCCTGCTACACGACCGGCTGTCGTCGAACCTGATTGCGCTGGGCGTGATCATCCCGCTGCTGATGGTCGCCTTCCTCATCAGCCAGATGGAGGGTGTGCCCGATCCTGTGGCGCTGCACTGGGATGCACTCGGCGAAGTTGCGCGCACTGGATCACCGTCGGCGCTCTGGCAGATGCCGGTGCTGTCGGGTCTGATTCTGGTCGGCAACACGGCGCTGGCGGCCCTGCTGATCGCCGTCGATCGGTTTCTCGCCCGCCTGATGCTGATGGCGACGCCCTTTGTCCAGATCGCCGCGGCGGTCGCGCTGATCCGTCTGGTCTCCTGAATCTGGCCCAACGCTGCCCCGGAACCGCTCGGTCATTGCTATACTGGCCGAACAGTCTGCGGTCTATTGGGCCGTCAGTGACGGTTGGGGGGACATGGCTAATCTCATCACCGTCGGACGTGTACTCCTGCTGTTCGGCGCGATTGCGATGCTGTACAGCGAAAACTATGTCGCGATCGTCATTGCTGGCATCATCATCGCCGTCGTATTCGCCGGTGATGGCTTCGATGGCTGGGTCGCTCGCAAGCGCGGGTCGACGTCCCGGCTGGGTGCGGTGCTCGACATTGCCGGTGACCGCGTTGTTGAGAACGCGCTCTGGGTCGTGTTTGCGCATCTGAGCCTGGTCGGTGTCTGGGCACCGCTCGTCGTGCTGACTCGCTCGTTCACGGTTGATGTCATGCGGTCGGTGGCGCTTGCCGAAGGGAAAACGCCGTTTGGCGATGCCACGATGGCGCGCTCGCGGATTACCTGGTTCCTGACTGCGTCACGATTCAGCCGCACAGCGTACGGCTGGTCGAAGGCGCTCGGCTTCGTCTTCCTGGCCTGGCTGGTCGCCTGGCATCTGCCGGACGCAGACGGTCGCTTCCTCAGCACGTTCTACGATCAGCAGGCGTTCCGATTCGTCGGCTGGGTTCTCGTCTACGCATCGGTGACACTATGCGTTATCCGTGGACTGCCAGTGATTTACGACGCGATGTATTACCTGAAAGACCCGGAAGATCGTACGGAGACGCCAGATGCACAGGTGGCGTCATCCGCCGAGCGGGCCGAGCAGAGTGAGCCAGCATAACGCGCGGTTCCTTGAGAAGCCGATCATCCCCCCACGGAAGCCGGAAAACCGTAAGCAGCGCTGGGGCATCGTCGCGGCGTGGTTGTTCGCCAACTTCACCCGCATCACGCCTGTCCGCGTTGGTTACTGGCTCGCCGATCGTGTCGGCGACTTCGCCTACTGGCGGACGCGTGTTTACCGATTGAACGTCATCGACAA of the Thermomicrobiales bacterium genome contains:
- a CDS encoding CDP-alcohol phosphatidyltransferase family protein, which translates into the protein MANLITVGRVLLLFGAIAMLYSENYVAIVIAGIIIAVVFAGDGFDGWVARKRGSTSRLGAVLDIAGDRVVENALWVVFAHLSLVGVWAPLVVLTRSFTVDVMRSVALAEGKTPFGDATMARSRITWFLTASRFSRTAYGWSKALGFVFLAWLVAWHLPDADGRFLSTFYDQQAFRFVGWVLVYASVTLCVIRGLPVIYDAMYYLKDPEDRTETPDAQVASSAERAEQSEPA
- a CDS encoding DUF1648 domain-containing protein: MIDPEPDMRSGRGPLADEPASVWPVAHGAGRTVGIALLIFEILIVILAFWRSQSAGGVALWLLWLLMLAMVAAAVGTSWLLRGLGGLSYGLDDEKLTVRWMGRPHVIALAEIVAVEYDPHVPVSASGWEPFWPGLSIATQRRKDGIWQVWATLPRRSRVRIRTMSGGIEISPLRPIRFLVDIDHRRARRPDMPAMPQARPAPTRRPVEDAPPRRKPAAPDRERPETAPPADDGFAAASPARPGPVVYFYRDLFRDGLLHDRLSSNLIALGVIIPLLMVAFLISQMEGVPDPVALHWDALGEVARTGSPSALWQMPVLSGLILVGNTALAALLIAVDRFLARLMLMATPFVQIAAAVALIRLVS
- a CDS encoding peptidylprolyl isomerase, with translation MLDRIRDRIRPGGSQSASRQQRRVTRREREERQQRLLYLTAGIAGAVVILALIIGAAYQYYFYPHGTVASVNGTNIQRQDYWKVRGLQLRQNLAQISQQYQITSADQRPQLEQQASEIQAELDDLRGADLAEDTLSAMVDNLIVLQSIDDMGIEISQADIDEFVAEQFAPAPLSSPTPTPEVDSTAAAWATGTTEASNAAATATVEAAQTAAAASPTAEETGTAEAAETTEPTASTEAETAATETPAAEATDTTESAATPEADETGTPDASPAASPTETPTIAPDDARATAVSRFDQYTDNYLKPSDMSRSDYNRLIVKPELARTRVQEQLESQVPQRAEQIHAAHILVATEEAANAVEERLKNGEDFAAVAAEVSTDTSTAPNGGDLGWFPRGVMVAPFEEAAFALQPDEVSAPVQSSFGWHVIKVFEHEDDRPLTLEMVQSLKSRAYSDWIQDRRNESDIESKIPLTTLQREQNQAANSSFQAPADAPLPPTATPAPLPTEDTGTPTQ